The Labeo rohita strain BAU-BD-2019 unplaced genomic scaffold, IGBB_LRoh.1.0 scaffold_1389, whole genome shotgun sequence region gttCACTGCAGAGCAAATTAGCAGACTTGCACAGTCTTGTTTTTGATGTGGGCTTCTCACAGTGACGTGACAAGATAAAAACCCTCCCATTTTTGTTCACTCTTGTTTTGTCACGATGCATTTAGAAGCCTCCGCTGTTCTTCTTTTCATTCTTCTCACTGGAggtacattaaacatttattagcatattatttaatacattttgtaatgtaaatacAGATGTCACTAAAAATCTTTGTCATTTAAGGGTTTTCTCTGATCTGTTATGACTGCTGGGATCAGCACGAAGGTCCTTGTGAAGAACAGATACCATGTGATGCTGTAAATAACATGTGTACAAGTAGAAGACAAGTAGAATACTATGGTAAGTGTAGATTTACTTTTGAAGGTAGATTTTTGGTAGCATATCACTAGACATTGAAGGTATATGACATGCCAAACAACATTGACTTCCTCAAACCATCACTGACCCATATAAGAGGTACAGTAGTGGTACTTCATCTTAAAATGTGCCAATGCTATTTTGGTTtcaaaagtatattaatatactttattatatatttgattatgaCCAATAAGTTTGAATGACACGATTTCAGCTATCCTTGCACAGTACTTTCACATTATCAAACTATTTTTGCATTGATTGTCATTTTTGTGATAACTAACCTCATTGTTTAATGCACTATAAACCAGAGctactcatttattcattcgttcattcatatCTTAGGTGACACAGTGACTGAGACCAATGTTACAAGATGTGCATTGCCAGATGAATGTGAATCCTGGTCCTTTAACACAGGCTACGAGAGGAGATCACATTCTATCCAGTGCTGTCACGAAGACCTCTGCAATAAACAAGTTGGCCCAGGTATCATCTTTTATTTGATTCCttacccttaccaaaaagaaatacacttcaagtttattatattaagtatacttaagtaaagttcaagtatattttgaagtatactttatgtagtaagtatacaaatatcagtgcactagtagtatacttgtaagtgtactatttcaatacttcTTGGGACGAAATTGGCTCACAttctagtatataaaatgatgtataacagtagtaaacgttgggtacacaactagtttacatctatgcttttagtttgtactgcaactattcTAAAAGTAAACTTATAGGTAAACTGATAGTCTATTAACgaaatacttgtagcatttttagtgcACTTTGAAGTATTCAAGTGGTATActattagtagttttatactgcaaataTACttgtaagttttatttatcGTGAACTTTACattatactttaagtatactactatgtccctattcaggtattaatttgtatgcgttttgttttatgaatatctgaatatacaaaacatcaaaagtaaGAACAgagtatctgcttgtaaacaaaaatattttattctaacttcatgcattctttatataaacacttgaatgtgtttgggttttttatttttcttgggTATTGTTTGCAACCAAGTAGGAAGAGGCTCAGAAGTTGTTTACATAACTAGATTAGTAAAGTTTGATGACAAACTTGATGTTGGCTTGACAAAGCCTTGTTTGAAAGTTTGTACTaactttgaaaagtttgaatttggaggtttttctcagaaaagtcaggtaaaatattttgctagcatgcttctaattgttttataattttgctaacatgatttaacacattgctaacatgtttctagcacactttatttcattgttagcatgttttagtatGTTCCTAATgtgatttagcacattgctgacgtttctagcatgacttaGCATCTTGACACTactaagatttttcttttattaaaacaagATGCTCTTTGAAACAGTCTCTAAATCTGGCAAATATTCTGCCAAAGAATTAAGACTGTTTTTCAAATGCACTTTGTTTGATTacaagttataaaaataaaaacgaaagATGTTTTCCTTCTCAGATTTGTACTCTGATGAGAATGGCAAGCAATGTTTCACTTGTCATGAGGAGGACTGCTCAAACACAGTCAGTTGTCGGGGGAATGAAGACTACTGCTTTACTGACAATGGTACGAATTTACCAATGGAATGTTTTGTCTAGTCAACATTTTTCCTTCTCTGTTCATCTCTGTACTTCTGTATTTCCACTATTGTCTGAACTCTGTACAATGAAGTGACCAGtttaggctgttttttttttttttgttgttttttttgccatgttacctctgcttgtttttatttatgacatatttttcctttcttttcacTAGAATATCAAAAGCACTCTCCCTATCAGCCACAGATTGTGAAAGGATGTGCCTCTAAATACATCTGTGATGATGATGCACCGGTATGGTTATTACCTGGTGTAAACATCACATGTTGTTCAGGGGATCTGTGTAATGGTGTTAAGAGTGTCACTCAGAGCTTCCTGTTCCTCTGCTGTTCTCTGCTCTCCTTCATCCTGCTGCACTGAATCCAGCAGCAAAG contains the following coding sequences:
- the LOC127158205 gene encoding urokinase plasminogen activator surface receptor-like, which codes for MHLEASAVLLFILLTGGFSLICYDCWDQHEGPCEEQIPCDAVNNMCTSRRQVEYYGDTVTETNVTRCALPDECESWSFNTGYERRSHSIQCCHEDLCNKQVGPDLYSDENGKQCFTCHEEDCSNTVSCRGNEDYCFTDNEYQKHSPYQPQIVKGCASKYICDDDAPVWLLPGVNITCCSGDLCNGVKSVTQSFLFLCCSLLSFILLH